A window of Hordeum vulgare subsp. vulgare chromosome 5H, MorexV3_pseudomolecules_assembly, whole genome shotgun sequence genomic DNA:
TTATGTGATTCACAGCAAATCCTAGCCACTAGGTGATTGTTATATCATTATTTTTCTATCCTCACTCACAGGTCTAGAATAGGCTCGGAGATGCATTTCCTCCCATTGAGAAAAAAGAGAGCTGCATTTCCTAATACTAGTTCCTGTGAAATGTGAATTCTCTACATGCTAGTATTTGAGACAGTAAATCCTCAACATCCAGTTTAACGTTGTTTATTTTGGGAATGTTATCTAATGGTGTTATTAAGGGCACAACACTACTACACTCTAGGCAACAAGCTATCATGTGGCACCAAAAGGCTGGTCTTGTATCAAGATTTGCACTGCTGGCTCAGAAACTGGATATCTATTTTGTGTGATAGCCGGTGTTCTTGTTGTAACACTGACAAGTTTGCGGTCACTGGTGTGAACTTTACTCAAACACTGAAGTATACTTATATTCATAATAGTTTATAGACTACTTCACCAGCATGCATATGAAGAATAAAATACTATTCAGAATCATTACCAGATGATACTTATATCTGATGACACTTGAAATAGCGAGAGCTATCTATTTCAGCTTTGTTTCGTTGACCTCTCTCTGTTTTAAATTTGTGCCTTTGATTCTTGCAGGGCCCAAGGAGTTTACTTCTGTTTTTTACAGTCTTCAGAATTGGAGGGTGAGTGGCTATGGTTTCAATTTTCCTTTACTTATTTGTGGGGACTAATCAGCTGATCTAATGAAATACGAAGTGCTTATTAACCATGCCTGTCCATTTCCTATTTATTTTGTGCAGTCTATATTTGAGAGGTTTGACCGTGACCGaagtggtaaaattgatgcatcgGAGCTGCGTGATGCTCTTCTCAGTCTGGGTTATTCAGTTTCTCCAACTGTGCTAGACTTGCTCGTGTCTAAATTCGACAAGACTGGGGGCATGAGCAAAGCAGTCGAATATGATAACTTTATTGAGTAAGACTACTCCAATTTAATCTGGCTAATTGTTCCAAATAAGCAGTACAAGCTTTTATAATATCTAGTCTGTTGAACTTAGTTAGATTTAAATTTCTATGTTAGTGTGTTGTTTCTCAGTTGTTTCTTCTTGTTTGAGATTGAAATTGGTGAagcattcatgctcaaagctcagTGTAGTTCGAAATCGTTCAAGAACTTTAGCTTTATTTGTTAAtttgatgatgttcatgttcaagttAGTGCTTAATCTGATAACGTCTAGGAACTCTAACTTTATTTGTTAATATAATGCTGGAATCATATATCTCTATGGTGCAGTCATTAGTCAATTGCCTGTAACTTGCTGGTACTTATATTATTTCATGAACTCAAATTGTTGAGTTGATTTCTTCCGTTTATTGAATTAGTATAAAGATGCGCTCAACTGTTCTGAactttcaaaaatgaaaaaatatcTGTCCATCTATCTTTTTTTGATGAAACGGCCTTCCAAACCAAACGTCTGTCCATCTATTGTGCTCTTTATTTTCTGCTTGGTTTTGTGAAATACAGTTCGATAAGTTGGATCCTTCAGTTTGGTTTATAAAGTCCTAACTCTTTCTTTGTTTGTCTGTGCAGGTGTTGCCTTACAGTCAAGGTATTTCCCATCATTATACTACACAAACAAACACATTAACGTTCTGTAGTTCGCCGTGTTAATTGGTTTCATACTTGTGTAGGGTCTGACTGAGAAGTTCAAGGAGAAGGACACGGCTTACTCCGGGTCTGCAACTTTCAGTTACGAGGCATTCATGTTGACTGTGCTCCCTTTCATCATTGCATGATGGCTCCACAGTTCAAAACAAAGACTGAGCTTCGATTGTGTTGTTCCCGACTTGTGTCGAAATGCTTTTCCAACTGAGGTGTAGTTTGTTTGAATTTGAGTGATGTTGTTGCGTTCCTGATAATGTGATACCCTGGAGATTGGAAACTGGTGTATGATAGAACCTGTGGATGGTTTGTTACTCTGAAAATGCTGTCACATATGCTTGATCTCTTTCTTTGCTGGAAGTTGTCGTTTTTCAGTGCGATTGGATTTTGGTCATAGTTTTTTTTTTTGGGTTCAAAATCTGTTTATCAAACCTAAGTACGCAACATCCACAAGAACCTGACTGGGaatcattttattatttttgctaGGATAGTATTGCTAAAATCGTAGACAAAAAAGCCTTACACCGCATTCAAATTCAAATAAATCTTAACCCAGCAATAGGATTCTCAAGCTAGAGTTGACTTCCCAAACAAATGCAGCACCAAAAAGCAGTCTTGCAGCGCACACATGCACTACAGATGGCTTGAACAAAATTAGCGGCTGGCGGTGCAACAGAGCCAAAAATAGCAAATGCAACCTTGATCCATCCTCAATTACTCTTCTCCAGTTATATGTCATCAGGGCCGTTGGCAAGCGGCCTGTAACCATGTGGACTTCCAGAAATCTCACCCGATTTTACCGGAATGCACTTCAAGATGGCTCCAATAATCAAGCTGATGGATCCTATACCAACGCTCACCAACCAGAATTGCCAGCTGAGTGGAACAGTGCTCGCAAAAGTGCCGAGAAACTCGATGATCACCACCTGGAATACCACCGTCGCGCTTATTACCCCAAGGAAGACCCAATTGCCAATGAGACCGCGGAAAATGTTTATCTTCTCCATTTCCCTGCTGTTCACTTCGTTGAATACCTGGTGTCGAAAGTACATTGTCATTAGTTCGCCAGTTGGAACAGGGATGTAAATGACTAGAAGGTGTCTCAAAATGCATCACTCACCTGGCAAAACACGAAGGAGTTGAATATGAGGGTGTTGAGAACGGTCGTGGAATCTGGACCAttgatgttgagaagattttcccCAGCGAACATGAGAACGCCGAGCACAATCAGCTGGTATATACTTTGACCAATGATGTTTCTCCACATGACCTTGGTGATGAAGCTTTCCCCTCGCCCAGTAGGCGGTCTCTTCATCATTTCATCATTTGGAGGCTCGGTTGCTAGAGCTAAAGCTCCCAATGTGTCCATAATCATGTTCACCCACAGCAGCTGCACAGCAGTGAGAGGAGCACTACCTGTGATGTAAGAATGAAAACATGAATGAATACCAGGAGCCATTCCATGGAAAAAACCAAGCTGTCAAATGAAAAAAATTGATAACAAACGTTGGTCATACCTGTGATGCATGCTGAGACGAAGTTGATCACCAAAGCAACAATGTTCACGGTCAACTGAAACTGCACGAACTTCTGGATGTTTATGTAAACCGCACGACCCCACCTCGCAACATTTATTATAGTTGTGAAGTTGTCATCAAGTACTATGACATCAGCACTCTCCTTAGCAACCTGCATAAATCGAAGATATTGTCACAGATGTTTATTTCTGTCTACTCCAACCACAGCCGAAAGAGGATTATAGGATATTTAAATAGGTTATCATTGTCAACGGCCATGCTGCCATCTTTCTTCAGTCAGAATCAATATCAGCATATTCAGCTTAAGCATCTAACTTTGCAGTTGCTAGTGATGCTACTATAGGATCAAAACTGCATAAGAAAACAAGTACCTCTGTGCCTGCAATGCCCATAGCAAGCCCAATATCTGCTTCGTGTAATGCAGGAGCATCATTTGTACCATCACCTGTCACAGCAACCACCTCATGGAACATGCCTCTCAAGTTCGTCACAAGCAAATGTTTGTCCAATGGTAATGAACGGGCCATGACCTGCCAAAGGTTGATGAGATGTTAATCTTTCAAGGTTTTCAGTGCACTTACTAGAACAAGAAAGACGAAACAAACCTGAATCTTAGGTATCAAGTCCCTCATTTCTTCTGGGCTTTTGTTACGAAAATCTGGTCCTTCTATTGCTATGCCATCATCAGTCAATATGCCGCATTCTTTGGCAATAGCCTTAGCTGTATTGATATTATCACCAGTCACCATTCTCACAATGATGCCAGCAGTTATGCAGCTCTGAACAGCTTCCTTCACTCCAGGGCGCACAGGGTCCTTGATGCCAAATATGATTATCAGAGTAAAACCATTAGGAGGGCTATCTGCATtctcatcaaattcatccacatcCTTAAACGCTAAGCACAATGTCCTTAAAGCATCTGAAGCAAATGAGTTGATGGTATCCGTGATGTTCTTTCTCCGATCATCTGATAAGGGAATAACATCTCCATCTTGATCAATCACCTTGTCACACATCTCAACAATAATTTCTGATGCACCTTTGACGAACCAACGGTGTCCCCCGCCAGATAAAGAAACCAATACTGCCATCTTTTTCTTGACCGAATTGAAAGGCTCAACCTTAACCTTGGTGCAGCTCCTATCCTCAGCATCACAATATCCTTGCAAGCTCAAGCCATATTCGAATATTGCTATCTCTGTTGGAGTGCCCAAAACAGTTTGTTTATCATCATTTCCTTTAACCACCTCTGCACTAGTGTTCTCAAAAATGCCCTGCAAAAGTAGGCTCCATGCGCTTGAAGAAATCGCAGAATTCAGTTCTTCCAAACTATTGTTACCTGTAACTGACTTTGAAATCTCGGCTATCCAAATTTTGTCAACCACCATATGGTTAGTAGTCAAAGTTCCTGTCTTGTCGGTGCAAATGGTACCAGCAGATCCCATTGTTTCACATGCTGCAAGGTGTCTGACAAGCGCTTTGTcattcatcaacttcttcattgcAAATGCAAGGCTCAAAGTCACAGCCAACGGCAACCCTTcgggaacagcaacaacaataatagtGACCGCTGTTGCGAAGTAGTTCACTATAGTCAAGGCATCAGCTGAATACCAATTGGACAAACCAACTGTCAAACCTTTGTCAATAAGGAATCTAGTCATCAGGACTACAAATGTTAATGTGGCAAATATCAGGCCAATCTTTCCTATGATGGTCGCAACTCCATTTAGCTTAACCTGCAATGGTGTCTCGTCTTCTCCTCCCTCACTCAAAGTGCTCATCAGCCTTCCCCATTCAGTGCGCATACCGACAGCCGTTACTATCATCTTAGCAGAACCATCTTGCACTTTAGTTCCTgccaatatgaatggtttatcttGAGAAGTATACACTGGCTCACTCTCACCTGACAAGCTGGATTCATCAATGAGAAGGGAGTATCCATGTATAAACAGTCCGTCAGCAGGCACTTGGTCCCCAATTGATAAATGCACaatatcaccaactaccaagtcaaatATCGAGATCTTCTGTCGACCACCGTCTCtggttacatggataaatatgtttttCTTTTCATTATCTAGCTCCTTAAACTGAAGCGATTGCTTATAGTCACTGGCAGCAGTAACCATCACAACTAAGAGAATGCTGAGTATTATCCCCAAGCCATCATACATTCCCTTGGGCCAACCTTCAGATGCCAGGCCAACTACAACAGATAACAAAGCACACACCATCAGAATGATAAGAGTCGTGTCTTGCAATGCATCCCAAACAAACATCCAGAAACTTCTTGAAGGCTTTTCAGCATAGCGATTGACACCATATATGCTTTGTCTTGTATCCAAGTCAGTAGCACATACACCACGGTCGAATGTTGTACGAACTTTTTTGGATATCCCATCTACTCCACCATGCATCTTTAAAGCTTTCAAGTCATGCTTGCTTGTTATTGATGCCAGTTCTTCGGGATTGATGGAAAACCGAGCTTTGATTATATCATCTGTTAGCTGGTACTCATTCTTCTTGGTGCCTTGAGCATAGAGAAGTACGCAAGTCAAATAGAGTTACAGAtgcaacaaaaggaaaaataacataAAGGGTCATCAGGTAGATTTATACCACCAATGAAAGTGATTGCGGCCTGCTGCACATAGAGGGCAATCCGAATTTTTTCCTGGAAAATAGAACACGAACAAGGGAAACGTTTTTACATCAAAATTCAGGTTGTTTTCTTGCAATTGTAAGATGTACGATCACAAAGTTGCAATGCAGTAGTCAGTAAGTAATAGCAATACTAGTTTTGAACGCATAATAAAAACATTTTTGTAATCAAAGCCATTTGGAGCAACAATAAATATCAGTAGGTGAAAAGAAGATAAAGGTGCGAaacatggaagttcttttccAAAACACAGCATCACACCAGGCTCTCTGACCAAGCCCTTTAGTCGTGGTAAATCGTTTGTACAGCATCCGTTGTACAGTTTTTTGGGGTGTTTTTGGTCCTACAGCTTCTCTTGGCCTATGCAGCTTTTTGTAGCTTAGATCGTTTTCTGCTGTTATtttactctttttttttggtgctgGTTGTACAGTGTACGTCCTTTCAACACAAAGTGACACAGTATATAGATAAAAATGGCAGCATAAGCTTTATCCCAGTTTCCAAAGATTTGTAGCTCCGCACAGTTAAGGATGTCATTTTTCTCCGAGATGTGAGTTATGTCGAAGTCCGCATTTACTATCTAAAGTTTTATGTAAGTAAAACTGTAGTAGAGGCCCAATTGTATATAGATTTTACTGAAGTAAGAGGGAAAAGATTTACTAGAGGCTAAAAGTTGGGGATGTAGCATCCGCCTCAGTATTTTATGTTGCCATAGATACCTGCATCATACCGAGTCAAAACAAATTGTGGGAAAGAGGCCTTTTGTTTTTCATATAAACTCTCTCATTACTTTCAGGGATGTGCAGAAGCGAAGACAAAGAAAGAACTGGTTGTTGCTTAAATGGTCTGAAACGGAAGTTTGTTGGGTAGGAAATCAGATAAACTGATTGACTGAATGTGATGCCTGCAATTTTCCTGTCAACATTATGGTTTTTTGGGTTAAGTTAACCTGTTAAACATAAAGGAGTTACATCCACATCAAGACTCGTGAAGCATCTAGGTTTGAAAAAGAATGCCAAGCATCTCGAAGAAGAATACAACCGAAGTAGTTGGCAGGCTGATCGGCATAAGAAATGAACATCTTTCGAGGCTTGATGGTCTCTAAGAAAAAGCAGCCAAAAGATTCTGTAATCTCTGCCTAAATTATTCTCCATCTCTGGGAAGTGGAAACTAAGCCGCCTATTGACTAGAAAAATTCCCTACTTTGTAGTTACATGGTTTAGAATGCATGTGCCTATTGTCAAAAGACAATCCAGATCCAGTATAGGGGTCCATGACACATAGGTCCTCCACCTTTACgactgtactccctctgtaaactaatataagagcgtttagatcacgaaagtagtgatctaaacgttcttataatagtttacggagggagcacTTGTTTAAATTGTATCAATCAACCATGCTTTTATTCAAATGTCTTAATCAAGTatcatactccctctgtacctaaatataaTACTTGTTGTTGGGAAGAACTAGTACAAGTTCCCCCAGCTACAAGTAttgtggtacagagggagtagtcaGCAAATTTCAAATGGTGCATGACAATACGGTCAAAACATAACAAGCCATTCCTTTCATGACGATGAATGGTTTTAGAGGGTCTTTGTTTGACACGCTGGTGTTCTCCTGTCGTGATTTTTTACTCTTACTCTCTGGTATTTGCCGGCCTGTAAAGTTTTGGCCTAGTACATATACTTCCATGTGGTCATTTCTCTCGTCATTCTTCACTCGTACTCCTTTCCCAAAAACACCCTCTTTAATATTTTTATTCGTTGGCCTTCCAAGTATGGTACTCATCCCGTGTCATATTAACCGTCGCTCAAACGTGTGTATCTAACAC
This region includes:
- the LOC123395433 gene encoding probable calcium-transporting ATPase 8, plasma membrane-type, translating into MEKYLQDNFDLPAKNPSEEAQRRWRSAVGSLVVKNRRRRFRHVPDLDQRHQDDAKRRSVQEKIRIALYVQQAAITFIGGTKKNEYQLTDDIIKARFSINPEELASITSKHDLKALKMHGGVDGISKKVRTTFDRGVCATDLDTRQSIYGVNRYAEKPSRSFWMFVWDALQDTTLIILMVCALLSVVVGLASEGWPKGMYDGLGIILSILLVVMVTAASDYKQSLQFKELDNEKKNIFIHVTRDGGRQKISIFDLVVGDIVHLSIGDQVPADGLFIHGYSLLIDESSLSGESEPVYTSQDKPFILAGTKVQDGSAKMIVTAVGMRTEWGRLMSTLSEGGEDETPLQVKLNGVATIIGKIGLIFATLTFVVLMTRFLIDKGLTVGLSNWYSADALTIVNYFATAVTIIVVAVPEGLPLAVTLSLAFAMKKLMNDKALVRHLAACETMGSAGTICTDKTGTLTTNHMVVDKIWIAEISKSVTGNNSLEELNSAISSSAWSLLLQGIFENTSAEVVKGNDDKQTVLGTPTEIAIFEYGLSLQGYCDAEDRSCTKVKVEPFNSVKKKMAVLVSLSGGGHRWFVKGASEIIVEMCDKVIDQDGDVIPLSDDRRKNITDTINSFASDALRTLCLAFKDVDEFDENADSPPNGFTLIIIFGIKDPVRPGVKEAVQSCITAGIIVRMVTGDNINTAKAIAKECGILTDDGIAIEGPDFRNKSPEEMRDLIPKIQVMARSLPLDKHLLVTNLRGMFHEVVAVTGDGTNDAPALHEADIGLAMGIAGTEVAKESADVIVLDDNFTTIINVARWGRAVYINIQKFVQFQLTVNIVALVINFVSACITGSAPLTAVQLLWVNMIMDTLGALALATEPPNDEMMKRPPTGRGESFITKVMWRNIIGQSIYQLIVLGVLMFAGENLLNINGPDSTTVLNTLIFNSFVFCQVFNEVNSREMEKINIFRGLIGNWVFLGVISATVVFQVVIIEFLGTFASTVPLSWQFWLVSVGIGSISLIIGAILKCIPVKSGEISGSPHGYRPLANGPDDI